In Streptomyces longhuiensis, the following proteins share a genomic window:
- a CDS encoding glutamate-cysteine ligase family protein, producing the protein MGEKVVAGAFDLSDRRHYRRKLQQCLAGLARLLEEERFDRPRNLMGLEIELNLAGPDGMPKMMNAQVLERIASRDFQTELGMFNLEVNIAPHRLEGRVLDRLAEELRTGLAYAHRKANEVDAGIVMIGILPTLVPDDLVSANLSDVDRYSLLNDQMVAARGEDFVVDIDGVEHLRCTSGSIATEAACTSVQLHLQVTPARFADVWNAAQAVAAVQVAVGANSPFLFGHELWRESRPPLFQQSTDTRPPELQAQGVRPRTWFGERWISSAYDLFEENLRYFPPLLPLCDDEEPLRVIDDDGVPALGELVLHNGTVYRWNRPVYGIAGGRPHLRVENRVLPAGPTVTDVIANVAFYYGVVRALAEDARPVWTRLPFDAAARNFDEACRYGIEARLDWPRRGRFGGVEKVPAVTLVRDELLPLAAAGLDAWGVEAADRDFYLGVIEERCRRRVNGASWQAATFHRALESGLERDAALAATTRRYCELMHAGDPVHTWPVGLPAPAVQLG; encoded by the coding sequence ATGGGGGAGAAGGTCGTGGCGGGCGCGTTCGACCTGTCCGATCGGCGGCACTACCGCAGGAAGCTGCAGCAGTGTCTGGCGGGGCTCGCGAGGCTCCTGGAGGAGGAGAGGTTCGATCGTCCGAGGAATCTGATGGGCCTGGAGATCGAGTTGAATCTCGCGGGGCCCGACGGCATGCCGAAAATGATGAATGCGCAAGTTCTCGAGCGCATCGCGAGCCGTGATTTCCAGACCGAACTCGGAATGTTCAATCTGGAAGTGAACATTGCTCCCCATCGTTTGGAAGGCCGCGTTCTCGACCGGCTCGCCGAGGAGCTCAGGACCGGCCTCGCCTATGCCCACCGGAAAGCGAACGAGGTGGACGCCGGGATCGTGATGATCGGCATTCTCCCGACGCTCGTGCCCGATGATCTCGTCTCCGCGAATCTGTCGGACGTGGACCGCTACAGCCTCCTCAACGACCAGATGGTGGCCGCGCGCGGCGAGGACTTCGTCGTCGACATCGACGGGGTGGAGCACCTGCGCTGCACCTCGGGGTCCATAGCGACCGAAGCGGCCTGCACCTCCGTGCAGTTGCACCTCCAGGTCACGCCCGCCCGCTTCGCCGACGTGTGGAACGCGGCGCAGGCCGTCGCGGCCGTGCAGGTCGCGGTCGGCGCCAACTCGCCGTTCCTGTTCGGACATGAGCTGTGGCGCGAATCGCGGCCGCCGCTTTTCCAGCAGTCGACCGACACCCGCCCGCCCGAGCTCCAGGCCCAAGGGGTCCGGCCGCGCACCTGGTTCGGCGAGCGCTGGATCAGCAGCGCGTACGACCTCTTCGAGGAGAACCTGCGCTACTTCCCCCCGCTGCTGCCCCTGTGCGACGACGAGGAGCCGCTGCGCGTCATCGACGACGACGGAGTGCCGGCGCTCGGCGAACTCGTCCTGCACAACGGCACCGTCTACCGCTGGAACCGGCCCGTGTACGGCATAGCCGGGGGCAGGCCGCACCTGCGCGTGGAGAACCGCGTCCTGCCCGCGGGCCCCACCGTCACCGACGTCATCGCGAACGTCGCCTTCTACTACGGCGTCGTACGCGCCCTGGCCGAGGACGCCCGCCCGGTCTGGACCCGCCTGCCCTTCGACGCGGCGGCCCGCAACTTCGACGAGGCGTGCCGGTACGGGATCGAGGCGCGCCTCGACTGGCCGCGCCGGGGCCGCTTCGGCGGGGTCGAGAAGGTGCCCGCCGTCACGCTCGTACGGGACGAGCTGCTGCCGCTGGCCGCTGCCGGGCTCGATGCCTGGGGGGTCGAGGCGGCCGACCGTGACTTCTACCTCGGGGTGATCGAGGAGCGCTGCCGGCGGCGGGTCAACGGGGCCTCGTGGCAGGCGGCCACGTTCCACCGCGCGCTGGAGAGCGGCCTCGAGCGCGACGCGGCGCTCGCGGCGACCACCCGGCGCTACTGCGAGCTGATGCACGCGGGCGACCCGGTGCACACGTGGCCGGTGGGGCTCCCGGCGCCGGCGGTGCAACTGGGCTGA
- a CDS encoding type II toxin-antitoxin system Rv0910 family toxin gives MAEVSAEARIGAPAEKVWAQLTDFTAYGEWNATHTSFPKGAPTALEVGGTFEENMKLMGFPAEVTWTVEDLETTRTLAIRGKGPMGVNVGTRYTLTADGDGTTVRIDGEFTGAAVSLMAGKLKDSATAALNESLRKLAGLVV, from the coding sequence ATGGCCGAAGTCAGCGCGGAAGCACGGATCGGGGCGCCCGCGGAGAAGGTCTGGGCCCAGCTCACCGACTTCACCGCGTACGGAGAGTGGAACGCCACCCACACGAGCTTCCCCAAAGGCGCCCCCACGGCGCTCGAAGTGGGCGGCACGTTCGAGGAGAACATGAAGCTCATGGGCTTCCCGGCGGAGGTGACCTGGACCGTCGAGGACCTGGAGACCACCCGCACCCTCGCGATCCGGGGCAAGGGCCCGATGGGTGTCAACGTCGGCACGCGCTACACCCTGACCGCGGACGGCGACGGCACGACGGTCCGCATCGACGGCGAGTTCACCGGCGCCGCCGTGTCCCTGATGGCGGGCAAGCTCAAGGACTCGGCGACGGCCGCGCTCAACGAGTCGCTGCGCAAACTGGCCGGCCTCGTCGTCTGA
- a CDS encoding PadR family transcriptional regulator, with translation MRSHGYEHEHGHGHGQCGPGHPGRGGFEGRRAAFGPFGPGFGPGPWGGGGRGGRGGPRGRARRGDVRASILALLKDRPMHGYEMIQEIAERSGGAWKPSPGSVYPTLQLLEDEGLIASESEGGKKLFALTDSGRSAADEGPDAPWEEAGRGVDWDTLNEIRQAGFGLMEAFGQVWKTGSKEQREKALTVINDARKKLYLILADED, from the coding sequence ATGCGTTCCCATGGCTACGAGCATGAGCACGGACACGGACATGGACAGTGCGGGCCCGGCCATCCCGGTCGGGGCGGCTTCGAAGGGCGGCGCGCCGCCTTCGGCCCCTTCGGGCCGGGCTTCGGCCCGGGACCCTGGGGTGGCGGCGGGCGCGGCGGCCGGGGCGGACCTCGCGGAAGGGCACGGCGCGGCGATGTGCGCGCGTCGATCCTGGCCCTCCTGAAGGACCGTCCGATGCACGGCTACGAGATGATCCAGGAGATCGCCGAGCGCAGTGGCGGGGCGTGGAAGCCCAGTCCGGGTTCGGTGTACCCGACCCTTCAACTGCTGGAGGACGAGGGCCTGATCGCCAGCGAGAGCGAGGGCGGCAAGAAGCTGTTCGCGCTCACCGACTCGGGCCGTTCCGCGGCCGACGAGGGACCCGACGCCCCCTGGGAAGAGGCTGGGCGCGGGGTCGACTGGGACACCCTGAACGAGATCCGGCAGGCCGGCTTCGGTCTGATGGAGGCGTTCGGGCAGGTCTGGAAGACCGGCAGCAAGGAGCAGCGCGAGAAGGCGCTGACCGTCATCAACGACGCCCGTAAGAAGCTGTACCTGATCCTCGCCGACGAGGACTGA
- a CDS encoding substrate-binding and VWA domain-containing protein, which produces MGRHSLPDEHGTDAVAPRSRTRGRTVAIATALVLVVAGGTALAARSGLLSFGGACNGKTVHLDIAASPDIAPALRDAADLARKNHLTSDGQCLDTRVQAGDSYKIADAVRKGRKGTGDYEAWVPDSSLWIQRAGLGGNATRVTAMGNIASSPIGISMVPSAAKSMGWPAKKYTWAQLTGAAMEGDKLRLGTADPARSATGLLALTQLGASTKKSGSQGDTQAAAMAKALSQRTTDSDGQLTDTLARDSSGTEQGNPRRNQALILSEQSSFRYNATAGDKDGLDLFYPKDGSPQLDYPFALVDEGVKSTDERRAAIRFMTLLGEDAGLGILDKHGFRTDDEEPSDALIAGAGGRSPQPYAASDSEPPTDKELQETLGMWTITVQSARITVVVDASASMANYVPGRNQSRMEVTKASMLQALATFTPEDEIGLWEFATLLDGTRDYRKLVPTERLGDREGGGTQRDRLSEAFSGLQPVPGGATGLYDTTLAAYEEATSSYRNGKFNALVVVTDGANQDPGSISRSSLVSRLQSLADPKHPVPLIAIAVGPDADKDEVEQIAGATGGSGHQVSDPAEIHAVILKAIVEAGAKG; this is translated from the coding sequence ATGGGACGTCACAGCTTGCCCGACGAGCACGGGACGGACGCGGTCGCCCCCCGCTCCCGCACACGCGGCCGGACCGTCGCCATCGCCACGGCCCTCGTTCTCGTGGTCGCCGGTGGCACGGCTCTGGCGGCCAGGAGCGGCCTGCTCTCCTTCGGCGGGGCCTGCAACGGCAAGACGGTCCACCTCGACATCGCCGCCTCGCCCGACATCGCCCCCGCGCTGCGCGACGCCGCGGACCTCGCCCGCAAGAACCATCTGACCTCCGACGGACAGTGCCTCGACACCCGCGTGCAGGCGGGCGACTCGTACAAGATCGCCGATGCCGTGCGCAAGGGCCGGAAGGGCACCGGGGACTACGAGGCGTGGGTGCCGGATTCGAGTCTGTGGATCCAGCGCGCCGGCCTCGGCGGGAACGCCACTCGCGTCACGGCGATGGGCAACATAGCCTCCTCCCCCATCGGCATCAGCATGGTGCCGTCGGCCGCGAAGAGCATGGGCTGGCCCGCGAAGAAGTACACCTGGGCGCAGTTGACCGGCGCGGCCATGGAGGGCGACAAGCTGCGGCTCGGGACCGCGGACCCCGCGCGCAGCGCGACCGGTCTCCTCGCCCTGACCCAGCTGGGCGCCTCCACCAAGAAGTCCGGGTCGCAGGGCGACACCCAGGCCGCCGCCATGGCCAAGGCGCTCTCGCAGCGCACCACCGACAGCGACGGCCAGCTGACCGACACCCTGGCGCGCGACTCCTCCGGCACCGAGCAGGGCAATCCGCGCCGCAATCAGGCGCTGATCCTCTCCGAGCAGTCCTCGTTCCGGTACAACGCGACCGCCGGCGACAAGGACGGGCTCGACCTCTTCTACCCGAAGGACGGCTCGCCGCAGCTGGACTACCCGTTCGCGCTGGTCGACGAGGGCGTCAAGTCGACGGACGAGCGACGGGCCGCGATCCGCTTCATGACCCTGCTCGGCGAGGACGCCGGCCTCGGGATCCTGGACAAGCACGGCTTCAGGACGGACGACGAGGAGCCCTCGGACGCCCTGATCGCCGGGGCCGGCGGCCGCAGCCCGCAGCCGTACGCGGCCTCGGACTCCGAGCCGCCGACGGACAAGGAACTCCAGGAGACCCTCGGCATGTGGACGATCACGGTGCAGAGCGCCCGGATCACCGTCGTCGTGGACGCCTCCGCCTCCATGGCGAACTATGTGCCGGGCCGCAACCAGTCCCGCATGGAGGTCACGAAGGCCTCGATGCTCCAGGCGCTCGCCACGTTCACGCCCGAGGACGAGATCGGCCTGTGGGAGTTCGCCACACTCCTCGACGGAACCCGCGACTACCGCAAGCTCGTGCCCACCGAGCGCCTCGGCGACCGCGAGGGCGGCGGCACCCAGCGCGACAGGCTGTCCGAGGCCTTCAGCGGCCTGCAGCCCGTGCCGGGCGGCGCCACGGGTCTTTACGACACCACGCTCGCGGCCTACGAGGAGGCCACGTCCTCCTACCGGAACGGCAAGTTCAACGCCCTCGTGGTCGTGACCGACGGCGCGAACCAGGACCCCGGATCCATCTCGCGCAGCAGCCTCGTCTCGCGGCTCCAGAGCCTCGCCGACCCGAAGCACCCGGTGCCGCTCATCGCCATCGCGGTCGGCCCGGACGCGGACAAGGACGAGGTCGAGCAGATCGCCGGGGCCACCGGCGGCTCGGGGCACCAGGTCAGCGACCCGGCCGAGATCCACGCGGTGATCCTCAAGGCGATCGTGGAGGCGGGCGCCAAGGGCTGA
- a CDS encoding DUF5999 family protein yields the protein MCQHQPPCPSADSADREAALPVAHHPEQGWSLLCNGVLLFEDTGELLPTGQIIAPHRPVHVVTAA from the coding sequence ATGTGCCAGCACCAGCCACCGTGCCCGTCCGCAGACTCCGCCGACCGGGAGGCCGCGCTCCCTGTGGCCCACCACCCCGAACAGGGCTGGAGTCTGCTCTGCAACGGCGTCCTGCTCTTCGAGGACACCGGTGAGCTGCTGCCCACCGGCCAGATCATCGCTCCGCACCGCCCGGTGCACGTCGTGACCGCGGCCTGA
- a CDS encoding PhzF family phenazine biosynthesis protein yields MRIRIVDAFTDRPFAGNPAGVLLLDAFPDDARLQDIAAEVNHAETAFAHPLPSGDADWALRWFTPATEVDMCGHATLATAHVLHSTGATQGPVRFATRSGVLVATPREDGTITLDFPTAPLTRIDSPEGVAAALGAEPLSVHDTGRQVGDLLVELADEKTVRALAPDLKALAAHSERGVIATARAADPDGAYDFVSRCFFPRVGIDEDPVTGSAHTALAPFWSARLGRAELTGLQASARTGFVHTELRGARTLLTGRAVTVIEGDLLT; encoded by the coding sequence ATGCGCATTCGAATCGTGGACGCCTTCACCGACCGCCCCTTCGCCGGCAATCCGGCCGGCGTACTGCTCCTCGACGCCTTCCCCGACGACGCCCGGCTCCAGGACATCGCCGCCGAGGTCAACCACGCCGAGACGGCCTTCGCCCACCCGCTGCCCTCCGGCGACGCCGACTGGGCGCTGCGCTGGTTCACCCCCGCCACCGAGGTCGACATGTGCGGCCACGCCACCCTGGCCACCGCTCACGTGCTGCACAGCACCGGCGCCACCCAGGGCCCGGTCCGCTTCGCCACCCGCAGCGGCGTGCTCGTCGCGACCCCGCGCGAGGACGGCACGATCACGCTCGACTTCCCGACCGCGCCCCTGACCCGTATCGACAGCCCCGAAGGGGTCGCGGCAGCCCTGGGCGCCGAGCCGCTCTCGGTGCACGACACCGGCCGCCAGGTGGGCGACCTGCTCGTCGAGCTCGCGGACGAGAAGACCGTGCGCGCCCTCGCACCCGACCTCAAGGCACTCGCCGCCCATTCGGAGCGCGGCGTGATCGCCACCGCCCGCGCGGCGGACCCCGACGGCGCCTACGACTTCGTCTCCCGCTGCTTCTTCCCGCGCGTCGGTATCGACGAGGACCCGGTCACCGGCAGCGCCCACACGGCCCTCGCGCCGTTCTGGTCCGCGCGCCTCGGCCGCGCCGAACTCACCGGCCTCCAGGCCTCCGCCCGTACCGGCTTCGTGCACACCGAACTGCGCGGCGCCCGCACCCTGCTCACCGGCCGCGCCGTCACGGTCATCGAGGGCGACCTGCTCACCTAG
- a CDS encoding EamA family transporter — MPVHASQGIQANRGRGVGLGLALVSALAFGGSGVAAKPLIETGLDPLHVVWLRVAGAALVMLPVAWRHRSLVVQRPALLAGFGLLAVAGVQACYFAAISRIPVGVALLIEYLAPALVLGWVRFVQRRPVTRAAALGVVLAVGGLACVVEVWAGLSVDLIGLLLALAAACCQVGYFVLSDQGSDAGDRAPDPLGVIAYGLLVGALVLTVVARPWGMDWSVLGGSASMNGTSVPAWLLLCWIVLIATVVAYVTGVLSVRRLSPQVAGVVACLEAVIATVLAWVLLGEHLSAPQIVGGAVVLVGAFIAQSSAPAKPEIVAVAVEAVAVEAVAVEAAADRTAADRTAPDKAASSEAAPDKAASSEAAPDKAASSEAAPESTDKTLSRRGSAN; from the coding sequence GTGCCGGTGCATGCGTCTCAGGGGATTCAGGCGAACCGCGGGCGAGGTGTCGGACTGGGGCTCGCCCTTGTCTCGGCACTCGCCTTCGGCGGTTCCGGTGTGGCGGCGAAGCCGCTGATCGAAACGGGTCTCGACCCGCTCCACGTGGTGTGGCTGCGCGTCGCCGGCGCCGCGCTCGTCATGCTGCCCGTCGCCTGGCGGCACCGCTCCCTGGTCGTCCAGCGGCCCGCGCTGCTCGCCGGTTTCGGTCTGCTCGCCGTCGCCGGTGTGCAGGCCTGCTACTTCGCCGCGATCTCCCGTATCCCCGTCGGCGTCGCGCTCCTCATCGAGTATCTCGCCCCCGCGCTCGTCCTCGGCTGGGTGCGTTTCGTGCAGCGCAGGCCCGTGACGCGCGCCGCCGCGCTCGGCGTGGTCCTCGCCGTCGGCGGACTCGCCTGTGTCGTCGAGGTGTGGGCGGGCCTCAGCGTCGACCTGATCGGCCTGCTGCTCGCCCTCGCCGCCGCCTGCTGCCAGGTCGGCTACTTCGTCCTGTCCGACCAGGGCAGCGACGCGGGGGACCGGGCGCCGGACCCGCTCGGCGTGATCGCGTACGGGCTGCTCGTCGGCGCCCTCGTCCTGACGGTCGTGGCGCGCCCCTGGGGCATGGACTGGTCCGTGCTCGGCGGCAGTGCCTCGATGAACGGCACCTCCGTGCCCGCGTGGCTGCTGCTCTGCTGGATCGTGCTGATCGCCACGGTCGTCGCGTACGTGACCGGAGTCCTCTCGGTGCGCCGGCTCTCGCCTCAGGTGGCCGGAGTCGTGGCCTGCCTGGAAGCGGTCATCGCGACCGTGCTGGCCTGGGTGCTCCTGGGCGAGCACCTTTCGGCACCGCAGATCGTCGGCGGCGCGGTCGTCCTGGTCGGTGCGTTCATCGCGCAGTCCTCGGCTCCGGCGAAGCCCGAGATCGTCGCCGTTGCCGTCGAGGCCGTTGCCGTCGAGGCCGTCGCCGTCGAGGCCGCCGCGGACAGGACTGCCGCGGACAGGACGGCCCCGGACAAGGCCGCCTCGAGCGAGGCTGCCCCGGACAAGGCCGCCTCGAGCGAGGCTGCCCCGGACAAGGCCGCCTCGAGCGAGGCGGCCCCGGAGTCGACGGACAAGACGTTGTCCCGCCGCGGCAGCGCGAACTAA
- a CDS encoding CPBP family intramembrane glutamic endopeptidase: protein MQAEAGAVADSFPNERLSRHILRNETLLVLALSLGASGVSALISFVGSVTKPGGLKDQAATLNASAAPGRPWLDLAWQLFGIASALVPVALIAHLLLREGVGMRTIGFDRTRPLFDTTRGAVIAAVIGSTGIAFYLAARGLGFNLTVVPEALPDVWWKFPVLIMSAIQNAVLEEVIVVGYLLRRLGQLGWTPGTAIVASSVLRGSYHLYQGIGGFFGNLAMGLVFAYLYRRWGRVGPLVVAHSLLDIGAFVGYALLAGKVGWLPTA from the coding sequence GTGCAGGCGGAGGCGGGTGCGGTGGCCGATTCCTTTCCCAACGAGCGGCTCTCGCGACACATTCTTCGGAACGAGACACTGCTCGTCCTGGCACTCTCGCTCGGTGCGAGCGGAGTGTCCGCGCTGATCAGCTTTGTTGGATCGGTCACCAAACCGGGGGGCCTGAAGGACCAGGCGGCGACCCTGAACGCCTCGGCGGCTCCCGGGCGGCCGTGGCTTGATCTGGCGTGGCAGTTGTTCGGGATCGCGAGCGCGCTCGTCCCGGTCGCGCTCATCGCGCACCTGCTGCTGCGTGAGGGGGTCGGGATGCGGACGATCGGCTTCGACCGTACGAGACCGCTCTTCGACACGACCCGCGGCGCGGTGATCGCGGCGGTCATCGGCAGCACGGGCATCGCCTTCTACCTGGCGGCCCGTGGCCTCGGCTTCAACCTCACGGTGGTGCCGGAGGCGCTGCCCGACGTGTGGTGGAAGTTCCCGGTCCTGATCATGTCGGCGATCCAGAACGCCGTCCTCGAGGAAGTGATCGTCGTCGGCTATCTGCTGCGCAGGCTGGGGCAGTTGGGCTGGACGCCCGGCACGGCGATCGTGGCCAGCTCGGTGCTGCGCGGGTCGTACCACCTCTACCAGGGCATCGGCGGCTTCTTCGGGAACCTCGCGATGGGCCTGGTCTTCGCTTATCTGTACCGGCGGTGGGGGCGGGTCGGGCCGCTGGTGGTGGCGCACTCGCTGCTCGACATCGGTGCGTTCGTCGGATACGCGCTGCTCGCGGGGAAGGTGGGGTGGCTGCCCACGGCGTGA
- a CDS encoding Clp protease N-terminal domain-containing protein, with protein MQSPTPSEAAASGHSRADVDARLSPELASVVAGARRRAVRDGDRQIDTAHLLHSLLETDPQVREAFGGGPQLARLLGYLVQRSIGYGLQWQGTVEDSGAVPVVTGLGWSPAAAAAMEAAHDRAERRGDPRARGVDLLTSLAADRECRAVEVLGRAGVDAESLRRHVEAGC; from the coding sequence GTGCAAAGCCCTACCCCGTCCGAGGCCGCGGCAAGCGGCCACAGCCGTGCAGATGTTGACGCCAGGCTCAGTCCCGAGCTCGCCTCGGTGGTGGCCGGCGCGCGCCGCAGAGCCGTCCGTGACGGGGACCGCCAGATCGACACCGCCCATCTCCTGCACTCGCTCCTCGAGACCGACCCGCAGGTGCGCGAGGCCTTCGGCGGCGGACCGCAGCTCGCCCGCCTCCTCGGCTACCTCGTGCAGCGGAGCATCGGCTACGGACTTCAGTGGCAGGGCACGGTCGAGGACTCCGGAGCCGTGCCCGTCGTGACGGGGCTCGGCTGGTCGCCCGCCGCGGCCGCCGCGATGGAAGCCGCGCACGACCGTGCCGAGCGCCGCGGCGACCCGCGTGCGCGCGGCGTCGACCTGCTCACCTCGCTCGCGGCGGACCGGGAGTGCCGCGCCGTCGAGGTGCTCGGGCGGGCCGGCGTCGATGCGGAGAGCCTGCGGCGGCATGTCGAGGCCGGGTGCTGA